In one window of Bacteriovorax sp. BAL6_X DNA:
- a CDS encoding thrombospondin type 3 repeat-containing protein — MKNIFKNSLMDRSWSIESLAISMVISQVVLAAPFNLPPINEKLRYTINETFIEKDVIRNDNYFIFLDQDFDGIPDAMDNDIDGDGYDNITDEFPEDKTRFGSDLNNNGIVDFVDFEYSENITEKERAKASALQVQVYEDYNILIIPAVEINLKQVRLVKELLDIGFTDTTNHLKFVIFETTHPTSWLTKGKYDEEWKQIVIYKDQLINDEEINLTLTHEFFHFVQKENPELYQGFINSVGWSSNDNERQFTYQHNNDHHYPKISLSEAKLRLTNTNELIVYDNFPSKYATVSPEEMFAEAATAYLYQEKSTQRDFVNRFTNFEEFVKSQAFKIFNDLFSIF; from the coding sequence ATGAAGAACATATTTAAAAACTCTCTAATGGACCGCTCTTGGTCCATAGAGAGTCTTGCCATTTCAATGGTAATCTCACAAGTGGTCTTGGCCGCCCCATTCAATCTTCCACCCATCAATGAAAAACTACGCTATACAATAAATGAAACCTTTATTGAAAAGGATGTAATTAGAAATGATAACTACTTCATCTTCCTCGACCAAGACTTTGACGGTATTCCAGATGCTATGGATAATGATATTGATGGTGATGGTTACGACAATATCACAGATGAGTTCCCTGAAGACAAAACAAGATTTGGATCTGATCTAAATAATAATGGCATCGTCGATTTTGTGGATTTTGAGTACAGTGAGAATATTACTGAAAAAGAAAGAGCTAAGGCAAGTGCCCTACAGGTACAGGTGTATGAAGATTATAATATCCTTATTATCCCCGCTGTAGAAATAAACTTAAAACAGGTTCGACTGGTCAAAGAGTTACTCGACATAGGATTTACAGATACAACGAATCACTTAAAGTTTGTTATTTTTGAGACAACACATCCAACGAGTTGGCTGACAAAAGGAAAGTATGATGAAGAATGGAAACAAATCGTCATCTACAAAGATCAATTAATAAACGATGAAGAAATCAATTTGACTCTGACTCACGAGTTCTTTCACTTTGTCCAAAAAGAAAACCCAGAGCTATACCAAGGCTTCATTAACTCTGTTGGTTGGTCTTCAAATGACAATGAGAGGCAATTCACATACCAACACAATAATGATCACCATTATCCAAAGATTAGCTTATCAGAAGCAAAGCTTAGGTTAACTAATACAAATGAATTAATCGTCTATGATAATTTCCCTTCGAAATACGCCACAGTATCACCAGAAGAAATGTTTGCAGAAGCTGCGACGGCTTACTTATACCAAGAAAAGTCGACACAAAGAGATTTCGTTAATCGTTTTACTAATTTTGAAGAATTTGTAAAAAGCCAGGCCTTTAAAATATTTAATGACTTATTCTCTATTTTTTAA
- a CDS encoding LysM peptidoglycan-binding domain-containing protein translates to MKKKSLSLLFCIVSILMSMGQVRAQDDLKDLELLDDKDLLMLLEEETDSPQQTDVSDEVLADELNSIKSDQKKALPGEEILTDENLEKINANNLENADNLEEIDILAKDVDSKSQATNVEIVEPEKGKESSASDQKVSINKNLFNVGKEEKELLDLAKFVEKKIPEEEWNELATSAKVDKYVVQEGDWLWKISQNLFGSGFYYSKIWSMNPQITNPHEIEPGQVLVFSTGSESSFPKVAFGTFEDDGSQTRRSENVKVASSGAFSAYGDDIKSNWLKERRKLVNKGAFFQSLTESSYDDVLSMTEIELNTDYKKYAPPISRIIIEEPDNQYDKNGISSIERQEITVSHGFYLNTFLSTNHLQDLGYISDKQDESVLILRNQHVYVKFDKSVQVRPGDKFSIYQPDGKVSHRISDREGLRYTILGQVKAIRELEDNKWEVAVDEIVETIERGARVTVYTPKIAKIFKTYNPRRIEAAIIGSYKQQERGLALGSVVYLDRGRVDGVELGNVFEVYSFMDRGTGKQISSQPTYVKGEATVITVTDNFATAVISYSNSGLDLGDIALTKSEATAKMAEQLRNNTRAKNLGKQENLALEELDVELNLDNLGEDLLKQVDEIRLEEDELEELERQEREKSIIKEQARDLKELEKLEKELIDAETKLNEQKIDEDTYLERQDLNLIEKGVKAKDPNALPSMNEIESQEGLKYMDEDLNSKENPYGLTPYDIEEIEELLNSDSN, encoded by the coding sequence TTGAAGAAGAAAAGTCTAAGCTTATTATTTTGTATCGTATCTATTCTCATGAGCATGGGACAGGTTCGTGCGCAAGATGATCTTAAGGATCTAGAGCTCTTAGATGATAAAGACCTTCTTATGCTTTTAGAGGAAGAGACTGATAGCCCGCAGCAAACTGATGTATCGGACGAAGTTCTTGCTGATGAACTAAATTCTATCAAGAGCGATCAAAAGAAAGCCCTACCTGGTGAAGAAATTCTAACTGATGAAAACTTAGAAAAGATTAATGCCAATAATTTAGAGAATGCAGACAATCTCGAAGAGATAGATATTCTTGCAAAAGATGTTGATTCAAAGTCTCAGGCTACTAATGTGGAGATTGTTGAGCCAGAGAAGGGTAAAGAGTCTAGCGCGAGTGACCAGAAAGTTTCGATTAATAAAAATCTATTCAATGTGGGAAAAGAGGAGAAAGAACTTCTTGATCTTGCAAAATTCGTTGAAAAGAAAATTCCTGAAGAAGAGTGGAACGAACTTGCAACATCTGCAAAGGTTGATAAGTATGTTGTACAAGAAGGTGACTGGTTATGGAAGATTTCTCAGAATCTTTTTGGGTCAGGATTTTATTATTCTAAGATATGGTCAATGAATCCTCAAATCACAAACCCACATGAAATTGAGCCGGGACAAGTTCTCGTTTTTTCAACGGGAAGCGAAAGCTCTTTTCCTAAGGTTGCATTTGGTACGTTTGAAGATGACGGTTCACAAACACGTCGTTCTGAAAATGTTAAGGTTGCCTCTTCTGGTGCCTTTTCAGCATACGGTGATGATATAAAGTCTAATTGGCTAAAAGAGAGAAGAAAGCTTGTTAATAAAGGTGCGTTCTTTCAATCATTAACAGAGTCTTCGTATGATGATGTTTTATCAATGACTGAGATTGAATTAAATACTGACTATAAGAAATATGCTCCGCCTATTTCTCGCATAATTATTGAGGAGCCAGATAATCAATATGATAAGAACGGTATCTCTTCTATTGAAAGACAAGAGATCACAGTTTCTCATGGTTTCTATTTAAATACGTTTCTTTCGACTAACCATCTTCAAGATTTAGGATATATCTCTGATAAGCAAGATGAGTCTGTACTTATTCTTCGCAATCAACATGTCTATGTTAAGTTTGATAAGAGTGTGCAGGTAAGGCCTGGTGATAAATTTTCAATCTATCAACCGGATGGAAAAGTTTCTCATCGTATTTCTGATCGAGAAGGCTTGCGCTATACAATCTTAGGTCAAGTAAAGGCGATAAGAGAGTTAGAAGATAATAAGTGGGAAGTCGCTGTTGATGAAATCGTTGAAACGATTGAGCGCGGTGCTAGAGTTACTGTTTATACACCTAAGATTGCTAAGATCTTTAAAACTTATAATCCTCGCCGAATTGAAGCGGCTATTATTGGTTCATATAAGCAACAAGAGCGTGGACTAGCTCTTGGAAGTGTTGTTTACCTCGATCGTGGTCGAGTTGATGGTGTTGAGCTAGGGAATGTTTTTGAAGTTTACTCATTCATGGATAGAGGAACAGGGAAACAAATTAGTTCTCAACCAACATATGTAAAAGGTGAGGCAACAGTTATCACTGTTACTGATAATTTTGCGACGGCCGTTATTTCTTATAGTAATTCAGGTTTGGATCTTGGTGATATCGCTCTGACAAAGTCTGAGGCTACTGCAAAGATGGCAGAACAATTGCGTAATAATACACGGGCAAAGAATCTTGGTAAGCAAGAAAACCTTGCTCTTGAGGAGCTTGATGTTGAGCTAAATTTAGACAATCTTGGAGAGGATCTTCTTAAGCAGGTTGATGAAATTCGCCTTGAAGAAGATGAACTTGAAGAACTTGAGCGTCAAGAAAGAGAGAAGTCGATCATTAAAGAACAAGCTCGTGATCTTAAGGAACTCGAAAAGCTTGAGAAAGAATTGATTGATGCAGAAACAAAATTAAATGAGCAGAAGATTGACGAAGATACTTACTTGGAGCGTCAAGATCTGAATTTAATTGAGAAAGGTGTGAAGGCAAAAGATCCTAACGCACTACCTTCAATGAATGAAATCG
- a CDS encoding tetratricopeptide repeat protein, protein MKDFRKRFPLTSVLILALATTSCSWSKRKTLFDEEGYPIEEAKQAEAKQQMVPKAQYDQLLEKYDKLLKDTKAPSLAEQYKGKEGKASVEQVQLSMIDDLQGAKSSSVAETVDVFANEVVAQKQQEQSDDILLQKELNLLKQAEGLMAQNRLDQSLTILKDLEGSRHNQIKVRAKFYLAEMLFSQQEFDLAMQLYEEILRQHAFSGLVIKSLGRLIVCTDKLKLAKKKEKYYSILHDFFGEA, encoded by the coding sequence GTGAAAGATTTCAGGAAGAGATTTCCACTCACTTCAGTATTAATTTTAGCATTGGCAACGACTTCTTGTTCGTGGTCAAAAAGAAAAACTCTTTTTGATGAAGAAGGCTACCCAATCGAAGAAGCGAAGCAGGCCGAAGCTAAACAACAAATGGTTCCTAAGGCCCAGTACGATCAACTTCTTGAGAAATATGACAAGCTTTTAAAGGATACTAAAGCTCCAAGCTTGGCCGAGCAATACAAAGGCAAGGAAGGAAAGGCATCTGTTGAGCAAGTACAGCTTAGTATGATTGATGATCTTCAAGGAGCCAAGAGTAGTAGTGTTGCTGAAACAGTAGACGTTTTTGCTAATGAAGTGGTTGCACAAAAACAGCAAGAACAATCGGATGATATTCTTTTGCAAAAAGAGTTAAACCTTCTAAAACAGGCCGAAGGTCTAATGGCACAAAACCGCTTGGACCAATCTCTAACAATCCTAAAAGATCTTGAAGGTTCAAGACATAATCAAATTAAAGTAAGAGCAAAGTTCTACTTAGCAGAAATGCTCTTTTCTCAACAAGAGTTTGATCTAGCGATGCAGTTGTATGAAGAGATTCTTAGGCAACATGCTTTCTCTGGACTTGTTATTAAGAGTTTAGGAAGACTTATTGTTTGTACTGATAAATTAAAATTAGCAAAGAAGAAAGAGAAGTATTATTCAATCCTTCACGATTTCTTCGGTGAAGCATAG
- a CDS encoding DUF4911 domain-containing protein yields the protein MSEIFKTIVRVPKKESAYFYFQLEANEGLCFYSTIEGDKHEGHRDIIVQAHPSLEPEVKYLLNKLAQEIDLQFID from the coding sequence ATGAGTGAGATATTTAAAACAATTGTAAGAGTACCTAAGAAAGAATCAGCATATTTCTACTTTCAACTTGAAGCAAATGAAGGCCTATGTTTCTACTCAACAATCGAAGGTGACAAGCACGAAGGCCATCGCGACATTATCGTTCAGGCCCACCCTAGCCTAGAGCCTGAAGTTAAATACTTACTGAATAAATTAGCTCAAGAAATCGATCTACAGTTTATTGACTAA